In Staphylococcus lloydii, the following proteins share a genomic window:
- a CDS encoding phosphatidate cytidylyltransferase: protein MKVRTLTAIIALIIFLPILLKGGFILMLFSYLLAFIGLKELLNMNMIKFMSIPGLICALGILIIMLPQDAGTWVDNFQLKSLIAISFILLSYTVLSKNRFSFMDAAFCLMAVAYVGIGFMYLYATRSEGIHYILYAFLVVWLTDTGAYIFGRLMGKHKLWPVISPNKTIEGFIGGLICSLLVPIVMLIFVDFNIAVWLLLIWTVVLSAFGQLGDLVESGFKRHFGVKDSGRILPGHGGILDRFDSFMFVLPLVNILLIQV, encoded by the coding sequence ATGAAAGTTAGAACTTTAACTGCAATAATAGCTCTGATTATCTTCCTTCCTATTTTACTAAAGGGCGGATTTATACTAATGCTATTTTCATATTTACTTGCTTTTATCGGTTTAAAAGAATTATTAAATATGAATATGATTAAATTTATGTCAATTCCAGGACTCATATGTGCGCTTGGAATATTGATTATAATGTTGCCTCAAGATGCTGGTACATGGGTTGATAATTTCCAACTTAAATCGCTTATAGCAATTAGTTTTATCTTATTAAGTTATACTGTATTGTCTAAAAATAGATTTAGTTTTATGGATGCAGCTTTTTGTCTAATGGCTGTTGCTTATGTAGGTATTGGATTTATGTATTTATACGCAACACGCTCTGAAGGAATACATTATATTTTATATGCCTTTTTAGTAGTGTGGTTAACAGATACTGGTGCATACATTTTCGGTCGTCTAATGGGCAAACACAAATTATGGCCAGTAATTAGTCCTAATAAGACGATTGAAGGTTTTATTGGCGGTTTAATTTGTAGTTTATTAGTACCGATTGTTATGTTGATTTTTGTTGACTTTAATATCGCTGTTTGGTTATTACTAATCTGGACTGTAGTGCTTAGTGCATTCGGACAGCTTGGTGATTTAGTAGAATCAGGGTTTAAACGTCATTTTGGAGTAAAAGACTCTGGTAGAATATTACCTGGTCATGGTGGTATATTAGATCGCTTTGATAGCTTTATGTTTGTCTTACCATTAGTTAATATTTTACTTATTCAAGTGTAA
- the pyrH gene encoding UMP kinase, whose protein sequence is MADTSKFKRVVLKLSGEALAGDKGSGINPMIIKSVARQVAEVAKMDCEIAVIVGGGNIWRGKTGADLGMDRGTADYMGMLATVMNALALQDSLEQLNCDTRVLTSIEMKQVAEPYIRRRAIRHLEKKRVVIFAAGIGNPYFSTDTTAALRAAEVEADVILMGKNNVDGVYSADPKVDANAIKYEHLTHIQMLQEGLQVMDSTASSFCMDNNIPLNVFSIMEEGNIKRAVMGEKIGTLITK, encoded by the coding sequence ATGGCTGATACTTCAAAATTCAAACGTGTTGTTTTAAAATTAAGTGGTGAGGCACTTGCAGGAGATAAAGGTAGCGGTATTAACCCTATGATTATTAAAAGTGTCGCTAGACAAGTAGCTGAAGTTGCAAAAATGGATTGCGAAATTGCTGTAATTGTTGGCGGTGGCAATATTTGGAGAGGTAAAACAGGTGCTGATTTAGGTATGGACCGTGGTACTGCGGACTATATGGGTATGTTAGCAACTGTTATGAACGCGTTAGCATTACAAGATAGTCTAGAGCAACTAAACTGTGATACACGTGTCTTAACTTCAATTGAAATGAAACAAGTGGCAGAGCCATACATTAGACGTCGTGCTATTAGACACCTAGAGAAGAAAAGAGTTGTTATCTTTGCTGCAGGTATCGGTAACCCTTACTTTTCAACAGATACTACTGCTGCATTACGTGCAGCTGAAGTTGAAGCAGATGTTATCTTAATGGGTAAAAATAATGTGGACGGTGTATACTCTGCTGACCCTAAAGTTGATGCCAATGCTATCAAATATGAGCATTTAACGCACATTCAAATGTTACAAGAAGGCCTACAAGTAATGGATTCTACTGCTTCATCATTCTGTATGGATAACAATATTCCTTTAAATGTGTTCTCAATCATGGAAGAAGGCAATATTAAGCGTGCAGTGATGGGCGAAAAAATAGGTACGTTAATTACTAAATAA
- a CDS encoding proline--tRNA ligase: MKQSKVFIPTMKEVPAGAEALSHRLLLKAGLIKQSTSGIYSYLPLATRVLNNIEAIIREEMESIDAVEILMPALQQAELWEESGRWGSYGAELMRLTDRHGREFALGPTHEEVVTSIVRDELKSYKQLPLTLFQIQSKYRDEKRPRFGLLRGREFIMKDAYSFHVDEASLDATYQDMYEAYKRIFSRSGINARPVLADSGAIGGNHTHEFMALSDIGEDTIVYSENSDYAANIEKAEVVYEPNQKHQPVEALAKIETPNVHTAQELADFLERPLDEITKSMIFKVDGEFIMILVRGHHEINDVKLKSYFETDNIELATQSEIVNLLGANPGSLGPIFDKDIKIYADNALQDLNNIVVGANEDGFHLVNANVDRDFNVDAFGDFRFILEGEPLADGSGAAHFAEGIEVGQVFKLGTKYSEAMNATILDNQGKAKPLLMGCYGIGVSRTLSAIVEQNNDDNGIIWPKAVAPFDLHLITLNPKKDEQRELGDQLYASLKNSFDVLYDDRKERAGVKFNDADLIGLPVRVVIGKNAAEGIVEVKRRDSGESEDVNIDDLVDYVKALYEKVK; encoded by the coding sequence ATGAAACAATCTAAGGTCTTTATACCAACGATGAAAGAGGTACCTGCCGGTGCAGAAGCACTTAGCCATAGATTACTATTAAAAGCAGGGCTTATAAAACAAAGTACAAGTGGCATATACAGTTATTTACCACTAGCTACTCGCGTATTAAATAATATCGAAGCAATTATACGTGAAGAAATGGAAAGTATCGATGCGGTTGAAATTTTAATGCCAGCGTTGCAACAAGCTGAATTATGGGAAGAATCAGGTCGCTGGGGTTCTTATGGCGCAGAACTTATGCGTTTAACAGATCGTCATGGTCGTGAATTCGCACTTGGACCTACCCATGAAGAAGTGGTGACATCGATTGTTAGAGATGAACTAAAATCATATAAACAATTACCATTGACGCTATTCCAAATCCAATCAAAATATCGTGATGAAAAACGTCCACGTTTTGGTTTATTACGTGGTAGAGAATTTATTATGAAAGATGCTTATTCTTTCCATGTAGATGAAGCATCTTTAGATGCTACTTATCAAGATATGTATGAAGCATATAAAAGAATTTTTTCACGTTCTGGTATCAACGCACGTCCAGTGTTAGCTGATTCAGGTGCTATCGGTGGTAATCATACACATGAATTTATGGCCTTAAGTGATATTGGTGAAGACACTATCGTTTATAGTGAAAATAGTGATTATGCGGCAAATATAGAAAAAGCGGAAGTTGTTTATGAACCAAATCAAAAACATCAACCAGTAGAAGCATTAGCTAAGATTGAAACACCAAATGTTCATACGGCACAAGAATTAGCTGATTTCTTAGAGAGACCATTAGATGAAATAACTAAATCTATGATTTTTAAAGTTGATGGCGAATTTATTATGATTTTAGTACGTGGACACCATGAAATTAATGATGTGAAGTTAAAATCTTACTTTGAAACTGACAACATCGAACTTGCAACACAATCAGAAATCGTTAATTTATTAGGTGCTAATCCAGGTTCATTAGGACCAATATTTGATAAAGATATTAAAATTTATGCAGATAATGCATTACAAGATTTAAATAATATTGTAGTAGGCGCGAATGAAGATGGATTCCATTTAGTGAATGCTAACGTTGATAGAGATTTTAACGTTGATGCATTTGGTGACTTTAGATTCATTTTAGAAGGAGAGCCACTTGCAGATGGTTCTGGAGCAGCACATTTTGCTGAAGGTATTGAAGTAGGACAAGTCTTTAAACTAGGTACTAAATATTCTGAAGCGATGAATGCGACAATTTTAGATAACCAAGGTAAAGCTAAGCCATTATTAATGGGTTGCTATGGTATTGGTGTTTCTAGAACTTTAAGTGCTATTGTTGAACAAAATAATGACGATAATGGTATTATTTGGCCAAAAGCAGTAGCGCCATTCGATTTACATTTAATTACGTTAAATCCTAAAAAAGATGAGCAACGTGAATTAGGAGATCAACTATACGCTTCCTTGAAAAATTCATTTGATGTTTTATACGACGACCGTAAAGAACGTGCTGGCGTTAAATTTAATGATGCAGACTTAATTGGTTTACCAGTTAGAGTCGTTATCGGTAAAAACGCAGCAGAAGGTATCGTAGAAGTAAAACGAAGAGATTCAGGCGAAAGTGAAGATGTTAACATCGATGATTTAGTAGATTACGTAAAAGCTTTATATGAAAAAGTTAAATAA
- the frr gene encoding ribosome recycling factor, which translates to MSDIINDTKSKMKKSIDNLSRELANINAGRANSNLLNGVTVDYYGAPTPVQQLASINVPEARLLVISPYDKSSVGNIEKAINAANLGVNPSSDGEVIRISVPALTEERRKELVKEVKKIGENAKVAVRNVRRDSNDSLKKQEKDGDITEDDLRAQTDDIQKLTDDSIKEIDNLLEEKEQDILSV; encoded by the coding sequence ATGAGTGACATAATTAATGACACGAAAAGTAAGATGAAAAAATCTATCGATAATTTATCAAGAGAATTAGCAAACATTAATGCAGGACGTGCTAATTCAAATTTATTAAATGGAGTAACTGTTGATTACTATGGTGCACCAACTCCAGTACAACAATTAGCAAGCATCAATGTGCCTGAAGCACGTTTACTTGTTATCTCTCCATATGATAAAAGCTCTGTTGGAAATATTGAAAAAGCTATCAATGCGGCTAACTTAGGCGTAAACCCTTCAAGTGATGGTGAAGTTATTAGAATTTCTGTACCTGCACTTACTGAAGAACGCCGTAAAGAATTAGTTAAAGAAGTTAAAAAAATCGGTGAAAATGCTAAAGTAGCAGTACGAAATGTTCGTCGTGACAGTAATGATTCGTTGAAAAAACAAGAAAAAGACGGTGACATTACTGAAGATGATTTAAGAGCACAAACTGATGATATTCAAAAGCTTACTGACGATTCTATTAAGGAAATCGATAATTTACTTGAAGAGAAAGAGCAAGATATTTTATCAGTATAA
- a CDS encoding isoprenyl transferase, protein MFKNLKKKNKTPSNHENNDLDIHNIPQHVAIIMDGNGRWAKQRKLPRIKGHYQGMQTVKSITKAASDMGLKYLTLYAFSTENWSRPENEVNYIMSLPVNFLKTFLPELIENNVKVETIGILDNLPKSTLKAIEKAKTDTQNNTGMKLIFAINYGGRAEIVHSVRSLYEQLLAEGASSDQIDEKLISEHLFTHNYPDPDLLIRTSGEQRISNFLIWQVSYSEFIFNEKLWPDFDKEELTKCIKIYQSRQRRFGGL, encoded by the coding sequence ATGTTTAAAAACCTTAAAAAGAAGAATAAAACACCTTCAAATCACGAAAATAATGATTTGGACATACATAACATACCTCAACATGTTGCAATCATAATGGATGGCAATGGTCGCTGGGCAAAGCAACGTAAACTGCCGAGAATTAAAGGTCATTATCAAGGTATGCAAACCGTAAAATCAATCACAAAAGCCGCGAGCGATATGGGATTAAAATATTTAACACTTTATGCATTTTCCACTGAAAATTGGTCTCGACCTGAAAATGAAGTGAATTATATTATGAGCTTACCAGTAAACTTCTTAAAAACTTTTTTACCCGAACTTATTGAAAATAATGTTAAAGTTGAAACGATAGGTATTTTAGATAATTTACCTAAGTCTACACTTAAGGCAATAGAAAAGGCGAAGACTGATACTCAGAATAATACAGGCATGAAATTAATATTTGCGATTAATTATGGTGGCCGTGCAGAAATTGTACATAGTGTGAGATCGCTGTATGAACAATTATTAGCAGAGGGTGCGAGTTCTGATCAAATTGACGAAAAATTAATTTCAGAACATTTATTCACACATAATTATCCAGACCCGGATTTATTAATTAGAACGTCTGGGGAACAACGTATTAGTAATTTCTTAATTTGGCAAGTTTCGTATAGTGAATTTATCTTTAATGAAAAATTATGGCCCGATTTTGATAAAGAAGAACTAACAAAATGTATAAAAATTTATCAGTCACGCCAACGACGTTTTGGTGGACTATAA
- a CDS encoding PolC-type DNA polymerase III, producing the protein MAMTNQEKFKILADQIKIAYQLDQDILEQGELTRIDVSSKNRSWMLQIKLPRFLSYEDYLLFTNAVTEEFKAIAYVEWQFEIEDTSNQDEHALKYFNYCIDQTNLSPKVKGQLKQKKLIMSGDVIKVVCQNDVEGNHFDKVCNGSLVKAFKQCGFNINKVIFETNNDNTDDDLASLEAHIQEEDEKSAREATEKLEKMKAEKAKQQDNNESDVSKCQIGKPIQVESVRPIENIIEEEFKVAVEGVIFDINLKELKSGRHIVELKVTDYTDSLVLKMFTRKNKDDLAHFKALSVGKWVRAQGRIEEDTFVRDLVMMMSDIEEIKKISKQDKAEEKRVEFHLHTSMSQMDGIPNISAYVDQAAKWGHKAIAVTDHNVVQAFPDAHAAAEKNDIKMIYGMEGMLVDDGVPIAYKPTDRNLKDATYVVFDVETTGLSNQYDKIIELAAVKVKEGEIIDKFERFSNPHERLSETIKNLTHISDDMLVDAPEINDVLTEFKEWVGDAIFVAHNASFDMGFIDTGYERAGFGPSTNGVIDTLELSRTINTEYGKHGLNFLAKKYGVELTQHHRAIYDTEATAYMFIKMLKQLEELNVNNHQDINKSLTNEDAYKRARPNHVTLIVQNQEGLKNLFKIVSASLVKYYYRTPRIPRSLLDEHREGLLVGTACDEGELFTAVMQKDQTQVEKIAKYYDYIEMQPPALYQDLIDRELIRDNETLHEIYDRLMKAGKAADIPVIATGNAHYLYEHDAIARKILIASQPGNPLNRSTLPEAHFRTTDEMLDEFHFLGEDLAKEIVVTNTNKLADQIERVVPIKDELYTPRMEGANDEIRELSYSNAKKLYGEELPQIVIDRLEKELESIIGNGFSVIYLISQRLVKKSLDDGYLVGSRGSVGSSFVATMTEITEVNPLPPHYICPKCKTSEFFDDGSVGSGFDLPDKNCDTCGSELIKEGQDIPFETFLGFKGDKVPDIDLNFSGEYQPEAHNYTKELFGDDKVFRAGTIGTVAEKTAFGFVKGFLNDQGIHKRGAEVDRLVKGCTGVKRTTGQHPGGIIVVPDYMDIYDFTPVQFPADDQSASWMTTHFDFHSIHDNVLKLDILGHDDPTMIRMLQDLSGIDPKTIPVDDKDTMGIFSSPQSLGVTEDEILCKTGTFGVPEFGTGFVRQMLEDTKPTTFSELVRISGLSHGTDVWLGNAQDLIRSGTCDLSSVICCRDDIMVYLMYNGLEPSLAFKTMEFVRKGKGLTDDMVEAMVENEVPDWYLDSCRKIKYMFPKAHAAAYVLMAVRIAYFKVHHPLYYYASYFTVRASDFDLISMIKDKESIRNTVKDMYSKYMDLGKKEKDTLTVLEIMNEMAHRGYRMQPVSLEKSKSFEFVIEGDTLIPPFVAVPGLGENVAKRIVDAREEGPFLSKEDLNKKAGLSQKVIDYLDELGSLPDLPDKAQLSIFDM; encoded by the coding sequence ATGGCAATGACAAATCAAGAAAAATTCAAAATACTAGCTGACCAAATCAAGATTGCTTATCAGTTAGACCAAGATATATTAGAACAGGGAGAATTAACTCGTATAGATGTTTCCTCTAAGAATAGATCATGGATGCTTCAAATTAAATTACCGCGCTTTTTATCTTATGAAGATTACTTACTTTTTACTAACGCCGTGACAGAAGAATTTAAAGCTATTGCGTATGTGGAATGGCAATTTGAAATTGAAGATACATCTAATCAAGATGAACACGCTTTAAAATATTTCAATTATTGTATTGACCAAACTAACTTGTCGCCGAAAGTAAAAGGACAATTAAAACAAAAGAAACTTATTATGTCTGGCGATGTGATTAAGGTTGTCTGTCAAAATGATGTTGAAGGAAATCATTTTGATAAAGTGTGTAATGGTAGCTTAGTGAAAGCATTTAAACAATGTGGCTTTAATATTAATAAAGTGATTTTTGAGACAAATAACGATAATACAGATGATGATTTAGCCTCATTAGAAGCACACATCCAAGAAGAAGATGAAAAGAGCGCACGTGAAGCTACTGAAAAATTAGAAAAAATGAAAGCTGAAAAAGCAAAACAACAAGATAATAACGAAAGTGACGTAAGTAAATGTCAGATTGGTAAACCAATTCAAGTTGAAAGCGTAAGACCAATCGAAAATATTATTGAAGAAGAATTTAAAGTGGCAGTCGAAGGTGTCATATTTGATATTAACCTTAAAGAATTAAAAAGTGGTCGACATATCGTAGAATTAAAAGTAACGGACTATACTGATTCTCTTGTGTTAAAGATGTTCACACGTAAAAATAAAGATGATTTAGCTCATTTTAAAGCGTTAAGTGTTGGTAAATGGGTACGTGCGCAAGGTCGTATTGAAGAAGATACTTTCGTCAGAGATTTAGTAATGATGATGTCAGACATTGAAGAGATTAAAAAAATATCTAAACAAGACAAAGCTGAAGAAAAAAGAGTTGAATTCCATTTACACACTTCTATGAGTCAAATGGATGGAATACCTAATATTAGCGCTTATGTTGATCAAGCAGCAAAATGGGGACATAAAGCCATTGCTGTAACTGACCATAACGTCGTACAGGCTTTTCCTGATGCACATGCTGCGGCTGAAAAAAATGATATTAAAATGATTTATGGTATGGAGGGTATGCTCGTTGATGATGGTGTGCCGATCGCTTATAAACCCACTGATAGAAATTTAAAAGATGCGACTTATGTGGTTTTTGACGTTGAGACTACCGGTTTATCTAACCAATATGACAAAATTATTGAATTAGCTGCCGTTAAAGTTAAAGAAGGAGAAATCATAGATAAATTTGAACGTTTTAGTAATCCGCATGAACGACTTTCTGAAACGATTAAAAATTTAACGCATATTTCAGATGATATGTTAGTAGATGCACCTGAAATTAATGATGTGTTAACAGAGTTTAAAGAATGGGTAGGCGATGCAATCTTTGTTGCACATAATGCTTCATTCGATATGGGCTTTATCGATACGGGATATGAACGTGCTGGTTTTGGACCATCTACCAATGGTGTTATCGATACATTAGAACTTTCTAGAACAATTAACACTGAATATGGAAAGCACGGCTTAAACTTCTTAGCCAAAAAATATGGCGTTGAACTTACGCAACATCATAGAGCAATTTATGATACCGAAGCGACAGCATACATGTTTATAAAAATGTTAAAACAACTTGAAGAATTAAACGTAAATAACCATCAAGATATCAATAAATCTTTAACGAATGAAGATGCATATAAACGTGCTAGACCGAACCATGTAACGCTTATTGTTCAAAACCAAGAAGGTTTAAAAAACTTATTCAAAATTGTTAGTGCATCATTAGTAAAATATTATTATCGTACACCACGCATTCCACGCTCATTATTAGATGAACATCGTGAAGGGTTACTTGTTGGTACTGCTTGTGACGAAGGTGAATTATTTACCGCCGTAATGCAAAAAGACCAAACGCAAGTAGAAAAAATTGCTAAATATTATGATTATATTGAAATGCAACCACCTGCACTATATCAAGACTTAATTGATAGAGAATTAATCAGAGATAATGAGACGCTTCATGAAATATATGATCGATTAATGAAAGCAGGAAAAGCTGCTGATATTCCTGTAATTGCAACAGGGAATGCGCATTATTTATACGAACATGATGCAATTGCACGTAAAATTTTAATTGCATCTCAACCCGGAAATCCATTAAATCGTTCAACATTGCCGGAGGCTCATTTTAGAACAACGGATGAAATGTTAGATGAATTCCATTTCTTAGGTGAAGACTTAGCAAAAGAAATTGTTGTTACAAATACAAATAAATTGGCCGATCAAATTGAACGTGTCGTACCAATTAAAGATGAGTTATACACGCCACGAATGGAAGGCGCCAATGATGAAATTCGCGAATTGAGTTATTCTAACGCTAAAAAATTATATGGGGAAGAATTACCTCAAATTGTTATAGATAGATTAGAAAAAGAACTCGAAAGTATTATAGGTAATGGTTTCTCTGTTATTTATTTAATATCTCAACGACTAGTAAAAAAATCATTAGATGATGGCTATCTAGTTGGTTCGCGTGGTTCTGTAGGCTCAAGTTTCGTAGCCACGATGACGGAAATTACAGAAGTTAATCCATTACCACCACATTATATTTGTCCAAAATGTAAAACGAGTGAATTCTTTGATGATGGCTCGGTTGGTTCAGGATTTGATTTACCAGATAAAAATTGCGACACATGTGGCAGTGAACTTATCAAAGAAGGGCAAGATATACCTTTCGAAACTTTCTTAGGTTTTAAAGGGGATAAAGTACCCGATATCGATTTGAACTTTAGTGGTGAATATCAGCCAGAAGCACATAATTATACTAAAGAATTGTTCGGTGATGATAAGGTGTTCCGTGCTGGTACGATTGGTACCGTAGCGGAGAAAACTGCATTTGGTTTCGTTAAAGGCTTTTTAAACGATCAAGGTATTCATAAACGTGGTGCAGAGGTTGATCGACTTGTTAAAGGTTGTACGGGAGTTAAACGTACGACTGGTCAACACCCTGGTGGTATTATTGTTGTGCCAGATTACATGGATATTTATGATTTTACGCCTGTGCAATTCCCAGCGGATGATCAATCAGCTTCATGGATGACTACACATTTCGACTTCCATTCTATCCATGATAATGTGTTAAAACTTGATATACTAGGACACGATGATCCAACCATGATTCGTATGCTGCAAGATTTATCGGGCATTGATCCGAAAACGATTCCAGTTGATGATAAGGATACGATGGGTATATTTAGTTCGCCACAATCTTTAGGTGTTACTGAAGATGAGATTTTGTGTAAAACAGGTACTTTTGGTGTACCAGAGTTTGGTACTGGATTCGTAAGACAAATGTTAGAAGACACGAAGCCAACCACATTTTCAGAATTAGTTAGAATTTCAGGTTTATCACATGGTACCGATGTGTGGTTAGGAAATGCTCAAGATTTAATCCGTTCAGGTACTTGTGACTTATCAAGTGTAATCTGTTGTCGTGACGATATCATGGTTTACCTAATGTATAACGGCTTAGAACCATCACTAGCCTTTAAAACAATGGAATTTGTGCGTAAAGGGAAAGGTTTAACTGACGATATGGTAGAGGCTATGGTTGAAAACGAAGTCCCAGATTGGTATTTAGATTCATGTAGAAAGATTAAATACATGTTCCCTAAAGCCCATGCAGCCGCCTATGTATTAATGGCAGTAAGAATTGCTTACTTTAAAGTGCATCATCCTTTATATTACTATGCGAGCTATTTCACAGTAAGAGCATCAGACTTTGATTTAATTTCGATGATTAAAGACAAAGAAAGCATACGTAATACTGTTAAAGACATGTATTCCAAATATATGGATTTAGGTAAAAAAGAAAAAGATACATTGACTGTGTTAGAAATTATGAATGAAATGGCACATAGAGGCTATCGTATGCAACCTGTAAGTTTAGAAAAAAGTAAGTCGTTTGAATTTGTGATTGAAGGTGACACTTTAATACCACCATTCGTCGCTGTACCTGGTCTAGGTGAAAACGTTGCAAAACGTATTGTAGATGCTAGGGAAGAAGGCCCATTTTTATCAAAAGAAGATTTAAACAAAAAAGCGGGTCTGTCACAAAAAGTGATTGATTATTTAGATGAATTAGGCTCATTACCAGACTTACCAGATAAGGCACAATTATCTATATTTGATATGTAA
- the rseP gene encoding RIP metalloprotease RseP, protein MSFLVTIFAFIIVFGVLVSVHEYGHMFFAKRAGIMCPEFAIGMGPKIFSFRKNETLYTIRLLPVGGYVRMAGDGLEEPPVKPGMHVKIKLNEKDEITHIILDDQHKFQQIEAIEVKQCDFKEGLFIEGVDSDEERHHYAIAHKSYFVENGSLIQIAPKNRQFTYKKPYQKFLTLFAGPLFNFLLTLVLFIGLAYYQGTPTTTIGQLADNYPAQKAGLHSGDKIVKIGDQKITDKQQINDKINEIKSNKTKVTVERDGKDKTVELTPKKVEQKITKTKTQTSYVLGFQAKNEHSAFKPLVSGFEKSIEAGKYIFTAIVGLIASIFTGGFSFDMLNGPVGIYHNVDTVVKTGIINVIQLTALLSVNLGLMNLLPIPALDGGRILFVLYEAIFRKPLNKKVESAIIAVGAVFVLIIMVLVTWNDIQRYFL, encoded by the coding sequence TTGAGTTTCTTAGTAACAATATTTGCTTTTATTATCGTCTTTGGCGTATTAGTATCAGTACATGAATACGGACATATGTTTTTCGCCAAACGAGCAGGAATTATGTGTCCAGAATTTGCAATAGGAATGGGCCCCAAAATTTTCAGCTTTAGAAAAAATGAAACGTTATATACGATTCGCTTATTGCCAGTAGGTGGGTATGTACGTATGGCTGGTGATGGTTTAGAAGAACCACCAGTAAAACCAGGTATGCATGTCAAAATTAAATTAAATGAGAAAGATGAAATTACACATATCATCTTAGATGACCAACATAAATTCCAACAAATCGAAGCAATTGAAGTAAAACAATGTGATTTCAAAGAAGGTTTATTTATTGAAGGCGTTGATTCAGATGAAGAACGACACCATTATGCAATTGCGCATAAATCATATTTTGTAGAAAACGGTAGTTTAATTCAAATTGCGCCCAAAAATAGACAATTTACTTACAAAAAGCCATACCAAAAGTTTTTAACATTGTTTGCGGGGCCGTTATTTAACTTTTTACTTACTTTAGTATTATTTATTGGATTAGCCTATTATCAAGGCACACCAACTACAACAATCGGCCAATTAGCTGATAACTATCCAGCGCAAAAAGCAGGGCTTCATTCAGGAGATAAAATCGTCAAAATAGGCGATCAAAAAATTACAGATAAGCAACAAATTAACGATAAAATAAATGAAATTAAAAGTAATAAGACTAAAGTGACGGTTGAACGTGACGGCAAGGATAAAACAGTTGAGCTTACACCTAAAAAAGTAGAACAAAAAATTACAAAAACTAAAACACAAACATCTTATGTTTTAGGATTCCAAGCTAAAAATGAGCATTCAGCATTTAAACCTTTAGTTAGTGGATTTGAAAAGTCTATAGAAGCAGGTAAATATATATTTACAGCTATCGTTGGATTGATTGCTAGTATTTTCACTGGCGGGTTCTCATTTGATATGTTAAACGGTCCAGTTGGTATTTATCATAATGTCGATACGGTTGTGAAAACAGGTATTATTAATGTGATACAATTAACAGCGTTATTGAGCGTTAACCTTGGACTAATGAACTTGTTACCAATTCCTGCATTAGATGGTGGACGTATTTTATTTGTGCTTTATGAAGCAATATTTAGAAAACCATTAAATAAAAAAGTTGAATCAGCAATTATTGCCGTAGGGGCTGTTTTTGTCCTTATTATCATGGTCTTAGTAACATGGAATGATATTCAACGCTATTTCTTATAA